A region of the Streptomyces sp. NBC_00442 genome:
AAGGCCGGCCTCGTCGACCCCAAGGGCCGCGGCGGGCGCTGAGCCAGGCTGGGCAGCTGAGCCCGGAGGACGCCGAGGGGCGGGCGTACGTCAACTGACGTACGCCCGCCCCTCGTTACGCGTCCGGCGGCCCGCCACCACCCGCGCTCGGTGAGCCGTCCGTACTCGGTGAGCCGTCCGTACTCGGTGAGCCGTCCGTACTCGGTGAGCCGTCCGTACTCGGTGAGCGGTCAGTGCTCGGTGAGCTTTCCGTCCGCGACTTCCAGGCGGCGGGTGGTGGTGACGGCGTCCAGCATCCTGCGGTCGTGGGTGACCAGGAGCAGGGTGCCGGTGTAGGAGTCGAGCGCCGACTCCAGCTGTTCGATGGCGGGCAGGTCCAGGTGGTTGGTCGGCTCGTCGAGGACGAGGAGGTTGACGCCCCGGCCCTGGAGCAGGGCGAGGGCCGCGCGGGTGCGTTCGCCCGGTGAGAGCGATCCGGCCGGACGGAGCACGTGGTGCGCCTTGAGGCCGAACTTGGCGAGCAGGGTGCGGACCTCCGCGGGCTCCGTGTCGGGGACCGCGGCGCAGAACGCGTCGAGCAGTGCGTCGTCGCCGAGGAACAGTCCGCGCGCCTGGTCGACCTCGCCGACGACGACGCCCGAGCCGAGCGTGGCGTGGCCGGCGTCGAGGGGCAGCCGGCCGAGGAGGGCGGCGAGCAGGGTGGATTTGCCGGAGCCGTTGGCGCCGGTGATGGCCACGCGGTCGGCCCAGTCGATCTGGAGCGAGACCGGCCCGAAGGTGAAGGCTTCGCGGTGCACCTCGGCGTCGCGCAGGCTGGCGACGACGGCGCCGGAGCGGGGCGCGGAGGCGATCTCCATCCGCAGTTCCCACTCCTTGCGGGGCTCGTCCACCACGTCGAGGCGCTCGATCATGCGCTGCGTCTGGCGGGCCTTGGACGCCTGCTTCTCGCTGGACTCGCTGCGGAACTTCTTTCCGAGCTTGTCGCTGTCGGTCGCCTTGCGGCGGGCGTTCTTGACGCCCTTGTCCATCCAGGAACGCTGCATCTGGGCGCGGCCTTCGAGCGCGGAGCGCTTGTCGGCGTACTCCTCGAAGTCGTCCCGCGCGTGACGCCGTGCGGTGGCGCGCTCTTCCAGGTAGGCCTCGTAGCCGCCGCCGTACAGGTTGATCTGCTGCTGGGCGAGGTCGAGTTCGAGGACCTTGGTGACGGTGCGGGCGAGGAACTCGCGGTCGTGGCTGACGACGACCGTGCCGGCCCGCAGTCCCTTCACGAACGCTTCGAGCCGCTCAAGCCCGTCCAGGTCGAGGTCGTTGGTGGGCTCGTCGAGCAGGAAGACGTCGTAGCGGGACAGGAGCAGCGAGGCGAGGCCCGCGCGGGCTGCCTGGCCGCCGGAGAGCGCGGTCATCGGCTGGTCGAGGCCGGTGGTGAGGCCGAGCGAGGCGGCGACCTCCTCGGCCCGCTCGTCCAGGTCGGCGCCGCCCAGTGCGAGCCAGCGCTCCAGGCTGTCGGCGTAGGCGTCGTCGGCGCCGGGGGCCCCGTCGACCAGGGCCTGTGTCGCGATGTCCATCGTTTCCTGGGCCGCGGCGACACCGGTGCGCCGCGCGAGGAAGGCGCGGATCGTCTCGCCGGGGCGCCGGTCGGGCTCCTGCGGGAGATGACCGACGCTCGCGCCGGGCGGGGAGAGCCGCAGCTCGCCCTCCTCGGGGGCGTCGAGCCCTGCGAGCAGGCGCAGCAGCGAGGACTTGCCTGCTCCGTTGGGTCCGACGAGGCCGATGACGTCGCCGGGGGCGACCACCAGGTCGAGCCCGGCGAACAGGGTGCGGTCGCCGTGGCCGGCGGCGAGATCCTTGGCGACGAGAGTTGCAGTCATGAGGTGACCGATCCTAATCCGTCCCCCGGCCGCCCCGGATCCCCGGCCGCCGCACGCTCCCCCGGCCGCGGTCCCGGCCCCGTTCACCGACGTACCCGGAACGCGGGCCCGTGGCCAAAACCGGGCGGATGATTCCGGGCACGATGGGAGACTCCTCGCTACGGGACGTCGCCGCGGACCCGACCGGGGGCCTGCGGGCAGGCGCCCCGGCGCGGAGGCGGACCCGGCCGCCGCATCCGCCCGCCCGCTCCCCCGGAGGTTCCCCCGCCATGCACCCTGCCGCGCCGTCCAGCTGGCTCATCGCCGGGAAGCCGCGCCCCGGCGCCCCCAAGCTCTACTGCTTCGCGCACGCGGGCGGCTCGGCCACCGAGTTCCTGCGCTGGGGCCGCGACATGCCGGACGCGGAGTTCCAGGCCGTGCAACTGCCCGGCCGCGGTTCACGGTACGGACAGCCGATGTTCGCCTCGATGCGGGAGCTGGTCGCGGCGTTCCTCGACGAGGTGCCCCTGAGCCCGGAGCCGTACGCCTTCTTCGGGCACAGCCTGGGCTCCCTCGTCGCCTACGAGGTCACGCGCGCCCTGCGTGACGCGGGCAGGCCGCTGCCCGCGCGGCTGATCGTCTCCGCCCTTCCCGCGCCGCACCACCGTCACGCACGCGCCGCGGACCCGCTGCACCGGCTGTCCGACGACGACCTCATCGAGCGGGTCGCCACGATCCACGGCGGCATACCGCAGGAGGTCCTGGACAGCCCCGAGCTGCGGGAGCTGGTCGTCGACGCGCTGCGGGACGACTACCGCGTCCTGGAGACGTACACGTGGCGCGAGGCCGAGCCGCTGCCCGTGCCCATCACGGTGTTCGGCGGCCGCGCCGACCACGCGCGCGAGCTCCTGGACGACTGGGGAAGCCACACCGCCCGGGAATTGACGGTGCGTCAATTCCCGGGCGGGCACTTCTACTTGCGTGAGCATCCCGGCCCCGTGCTGGCGGCCCTCGCGGAGGCGCTGTCCGGGGTGAGCACCCCGGCGGGCGGCCTGACGCACTGAGACGCCGGGCCGCTCCGTCAGTGCCGGACGTCTCCGGGGAGCCGCTGGGTCATCCGCGGAACCGGCACCCCCTTCGGTGCCACCAGGCTCGGCGCGCCGCCCGGCGCGCCCGTGCCGGCGGTGGCGCGGGCGAACGCTCCGGCGCCGCCGACGAACGGCACCCGGGCACCCGAGCGCGTCAGGTCGAGCGCGAGCGTGGGCCTGCTCGCCGGCGGGTCGATGAGGCCGTTGTCGGTACCGGCGACGATCAGCGCGAGCCGGTGCCCGGCAGGCACCACGTGGTCGGTGGCCGCCAGGTCGAGGGTGATGGTGTACGGCTTGCCGGGGGTCAGCGGCACGCCCTTGCGGTCGGAGGCGTAATTGCCGAGATCGGCCCATCCGCGACTGAAGACGGTGGAGCCGACGTCGGTCTTGTCCGCCGACGTGGTCAGGTAGCAGGGACTGTCCCCGGTGGTGCTCGCACCCCAGCAGGTGCGGTCGGTGCCGGTGAGAATGCCCTCACCCGCCCCCGCGTAGTTGCGGATCGTGTCGGGCCCGAGGTCCACGAGGACCGCGGAGAGATGGGCGCTGCTCGTGGACGGTGTCGCGGTGACGGTGACCTTGGACGAGCCGGACACCCGCAGGTCCTTGGTGAGCGGCTTGGTGGTGAAACCCGCCTTGTCGGGCGTCGACTTGTCGATGTCGGCCGCCCAGCTGGTCTCGTCGAGGGCCGGGTTGTCGGTGAACGTGGCCGTCGACGCCGCGGGCGCCCGGCCCAGCGAGAGCGCTCCGACGCCCGGCACGGCACCGTTCACGGGATGCACGGTGGCGGCCGCGGTGCCGGACGGGGGCCACACCCGGTCGGTGGTCCACTG
Encoded here:
- a CDS encoding thioesterase II family protein, which gives rise to MHPAAPSSWLIAGKPRPGAPKLYCFAHAGGSATEFLRWGRDMPDAEFQAVQLPGRGSRYGQPMFASMRELVAAFLDEVPLSPEPYAFFGHSLGSLVAYEVTRALRDAGRPLPARLIVSALPAPHHRHARAADPLHRLSDDDLIERVATIHGGIPQEVLDSPELRELVVDALRDDYRVLETYTWREAEPLPVPITVFGGRADHARELLDDWGSHTARELTVRQFPGGHFYLREHPGPVLAALAEALSGVSTPAGGLTH
- a CDS encoding ABC-F family ATP-binding cassette domain-containing protein, whose protein sequence is MTATLVAKDLAAGHGDRTLFAGLDLVVAPGDVIGLVGPNGAGKSSLLRLLAGLDAPEEGELRLSPPGASVGHLPQEPDRRPGETIRAFLARRTGVAAAQETMDIATQALVDGAPGADDAYADSLERWLALGGADLDERAEEVAASLGLTTGLDQPMTALSGGQAARAGLASLLLSRYDVFLLDEPTNDLDLDGLERLEAFVKGLRAGTVVVSHDREFLARTVTKVLELDLAQQQINLYGGGYEAYLEERATARRHARDDFEEYADKRSALEGRAQMQRSWMDKGVKNARRKATDSDKLGKKFRSESSEKQASKARQTQRMIERLDVVDEPRKEWELRMEIASAPRSGAVVASLRDAEVHREAFTFGPVSLQIDWADRVAITGANGSGKSTLLAALLGRLPLDAGHATLGSGVVVGEVDQARGLFLGDDALLDAFCAAVPDTEPAEVRTLLAKFGLKAHHVLRPAGSLSPGERTRAALALLQGRGVNLLVLDEPTNHLDLPAIEQLESALDSYTGTLLLVTHDRRMLDAVTTTRRLEVADGKLTEH